Genomic DNA from Pseudomonas helmanticensis:
GCCAGCGTTCGACGCCACTGAGCCTGGGATAAATCGCCATGGACTTGCGCCTGTTGCGGTACTTCATGGCGTTGGCCGATGAGTTGCACTTCGGTCGCGCTGCCGAGCGCTTGCACATCTGCCAGCCGCCGCTGAGTCAGCAGATTCGTTTGCTGGAGGAGGAACTCGGCACGCCGCTGTTCGAGCGCAGCCATCATCGGGTCGAGCTGACGGCGGCGGGGCAGATGCTCAAGGAGCAGGCGCCGCTGGTTTTCGAGCAGCTCGAGCGGGCGCTGGATCTGACGCGGCAGACCGGACGGGGTCAGCTCGGTGAACTGGAAATCGGCATGATCAGTTCGGTGATGGTCGGCGTGCTACCGCGAGCCTTGCACCTGTTTCGCGAGCGCTACCCGCAGGTCAACTGGCGCTTGCACGAGATGACCCCGGCGGCGCAGGTCAAGGCGTTGAAGGAGAAACGCATCGATGCCTGCGTGTTTCGCGTCGGTTATGACGACCCGCTGTTGCGCAATGAACTGCTGATCTATGAACCGATTCATGTGGTGATGCCGGCGGATCATCCATTGGCTGAGCGGGAAGTGCTGGCGCCGGCGGACCTGGCGCAGGAGCCGTTTGTCGCGCTGGAGCTGAAACAGTCGCGGTTCGCCAATTTTCTCTATCAATGCTGCATTCAGGCCGGGTTTACGCCGCAGATCCGCCAGCAGGTGATCGAGGTGCAGACCTTGCTCAGCCTGGTGCGCGCAGGTTTTGGCGTGGCGCTGTTGCCGGCGTCCATCGAGCAATTGGCGCCGGCAGGACTGGTATTCCGCCGCCTGACCCCGGCATTGCCGGAAGTGCCGCTGTACGCGACGTACCGCGCGGATGATGCCTCGGCAGTCCTGAAACTGTTCCTCGACACCCTCCGCGAACTCAACGGCAACCCCCAACCCCTGTAGGAGCTGCCGAAGGCTGCGATCTTTTGATGTTGTTTTTAAAAGACAAGATCAAAAGATCGCAGCCTTCGGCAGCTCCTACAGGGGGATGTGTTGTGTGTGAATAGAGATGCACGATCGCGATTGGCTGCGGTCGTAGTCTTCACATGGGCGTATCACTTGTGGAGATCCAATGAGCCAGGAAGTCCTGACCACCGAAACCAATCGCCGCCAGTTGCAGCAAATCATCGCCGGGCTGTCGGACGGGGTGATTTTGCTGGAGCTGGACCAGAGCATTCTTTGGGCCAACGAAGCCGCGCTGGCCATGCACGGTGTCAGCCGGATTACTGACCTGGGCCACAATGCCGATGAATACGCCAAACAGTTCAACCTGCGCTATCGCAACAATCACTCGATCACCGCTGAAAACTACCCGATCAGCCGCGTGGCGCGCTGTGAGAGTTTTAATGACGTGCTGATCGAAGTGTCGCCAACCGATGATCCGGAGCGTATCTGGGTACACAGCGTGCGCAGCATGATCCTCACCGATCGCGAAGGGCAGCCCGAATCGCTGGTGCTGATCATGAGCGACGTCACCGACTGGGCCAACGCCGAGCAGCGCTTCGAAAAGACCTTCAACGCCAATCCGGCGCCGGCAGTGATCTGCCGTCTCAGCGACCTGCGCTACATCAAGGTCAATCCGGGGTTTCTGGAAATGACCGGCTACACCCGTGATCAAGTGATCGGCACCTCGGCCTATGAGATCGATATTTTTGAGCGAGCCGAGAAAAAAGATTTGGCGATCCAGCGTCTGCGCGACGTTTCGACCATTCCGCAAATGCAGGCCGAACTGCGCTTGCCCGATGGCAGCAGCAAGCAAGTGATCGTCGCCGGGCAACCGCTGACGCTCAACGATGAGGATTGCATGCTGTTTTCCTTCGTCGACATGGAATTGCGCCACAAGGCCGAAGTGGCGTTGCGCCAAAGCGAAGAGCGCTTTGCCAAGGCGTTCCGTCTGACGCCTGTGCCGATCCTGATTTGCAGCGCTGACGAGCAGCAGATCATCGACGTCAATCAGGCCTTCCTCGAAACCCTCGCCTACGACGGCAGCGAGGTGCTCGGCAGGACCGTGACGCAGCTGGATTTCATCGATGACAACGGCGCACGCACGCGGTTGCTGGCAGCGCTGGAGAAAAATGGCCGGGTTGATCGGGTCGATGTGCGCGTGCGCAAGAAGGACGCCGAACTGCTCGAGTGCGCGCTGTCTGCCGACACTGTGAATATCCTGGACATTCCCTGTTACTTGCTGGTGTTGATGGACATCACCGAGCGCAAGCGCACCGAGCTTGAGCTGGTGGCAGCGATTGAAGAGGTGATGAAAGACGCTTCGTGGTTCAGCCGTACGCTGATCGAAAAGCTGGCCAAT
This window encodes:
- a CDS encoding LysR substrate-binding domain-containing protein, encoding MDLRLLRYFMALADELHFGRAAERLHICQPPLSQQIRLLEEELGTPLFERSHHRVELTAAGQMLKEQAPLVFEQLERALDLTRQTGRGQLGELEIGMISSVMVGVLPRALHLFRERYPQVNWRLHEMTPAAQVKALKEKRIDACVFRVGYDDPLLRNELLIYEPIHVVMPADHPLAEREVLAPADLAQEPFVALELKQSRFANFLYQCCIQAGFTPQIRQQVIEVQTLLSLVRAGFGVALLPASIEQLAPAGLVFRRLTPALPEVPLYATYRADDASAVLKLFLDTLRELNGNPQPL
- a CDS encoding helix-turn-helix transcriptional regulator, yielding MSQEVLTTETNRRQLQQIIAGLSDGVILLELDQSILWANEAALAMHGVSRITDLGHNADEYAKQFNLRYRNNHSITAENYPISRVARCESFNDVLIEVSPTDDPERIWVHSVRSMILTDREGQPESLVLIMSDVTDWANAEQRFEKTFNANPAPAVICRLSDLRYIKVNPGFLEMTGYTRDQVIGTSAYEIDIFERAEKKDLAIQRLRDVSTIPQMQAELRLPDGSSKQVIVAGQPLTLNDEDCMLFSFVDMELRHKAEVALRQSEERFAKAFRLTPVPILICSADEQQIIDVNQAFLETLAYDGSEVLGRTVTQLDFIDDNGARTRLLAALEKNGRVDRVDVRVRKKDAELLECALSADTVNILDIPCYLLVLMDITERKRTELELVAAIEEVMKDASWFSRTLIEKLANVKRVNSPQLPSVSFTDLTARERDVLGLICEGLADKEIAARLKLAPNTVRNHVATVYSKLDVHSRSEAIVWARERGLFAGDWAGKGQR